A genomic window from Glycine max cultivar Williams 82 chromosome 17, Glycine_max_v4.0, whole genome shotgun sequence includes:
- the SCOF-1 gene encoding scof-1 protein, whose amino-acid sequence MALEALNSPTTTAPSFPFDDPTIPWAKRKRSKRSRDHPSEEEYLALCLIMLARGGTTTVNNRHVSPPPPQPQPQPTPDPSTKLSYKCSVCDKSFPSYQALGGHKASHRKLAGAAEDQPPSTTTSSAAATSSASGGKAHECSICHKSFPTGQALGGHKRCHYEGNGNGNNNNSNSVVTVASEGVGSTHTVSHGHHRDFDLNIPAFPDFSTKVGEDEVESPHPVMKKPRLFVIPKIEIPQFQ is encoded by the coding sequence ATGGCTTTGGAAGCTCTCAACTCACCAACAACAACCGCTCCATCTTTTCCCTTTGACGACCCAACTATTCCATGGGCGAAACGAAAACGTTCAAAGCGTTCTCGCGACCATCCTTCTGAAGAAGAGTACCTCGCCCTCTGCCTCATCATGCTCGCTCGCGGCGGCACCACCACCGTCAACAACCGCCACGTCAGCCCTCCGCCGCCACAGCCACAGCCACAGCCGACACCAGATCCTTCCACCAAGCTCAGTTACAAATGCTCCGTTTGCGACAAGAGCTTCCCCTCTTACCAAGCGCTCGGTGGACACAAGGCCAGTCACCGGAAACTCGCCGGCGCCGCCGAAGACCAACCCCCCAGCACCACCACTTCCTCCGCCGCCGCCACCAGCTCCGCCTCCGGAGGTAAGGCCCATGAGTGCTCCATTTGCCACAAATCCTTCCCCACCGGACAGGCCCTTGGCGGACACAAACGTTGTCACTACGAAGGTAACGGTAACGGAAATAACAACAACAGTAACAGCGTTGTCACCGTCGCCTCGGAAGGCGTGGGCTCCACCCACACTGTCAGTCACGGCCACCACCGCGACTTCGATCTCAACATCCCGGCCTTTCCGGATTTTTCGACCAAGGTCGGAGAAGACGAGGTTGAGAGCCCTCACCCTGTCATGAAGAAGCCTCGCCTCTTCGTCATTCCCAAGATCGAAATCCCCCAATTTCAATGA